The following are encoded in a window of Candidatus Eremiobacteraceae bacterium genomic DNA:
- the rsfS gene encoding ribosome silencing factor, protein MKRPPANSGRSRVLDGAQAIESDRAGIASTKEHVAKLDDEQARSLALTCRDAASAKKAEEVLMLDIRDKAAFADFFILATGRSAIQARAIADAVVEAGEDEWGSPLRTEGYNDATWILVDYGAVIVHVFTPQAREFYNLERLWGKAPSASKRRS, encoded by the coding sequence GTGAAGCGTCCGCCGGCGAACTCCGGGCGCTCTCGCGTTCTCGACGGGGCGCAGGCAATAGAGTCCGACCGCGCCGGAATCGCGTCGACGAAAGAGCACGTCGCAAAGCTCGACGACGAACAAGCGCGATCGCTCGCGCTCACGTGCCGCGATGCGGCATCGGCGAAAAAGGCGGAAGAAGTCCTGATGCTCGATATCCGCGACAAAGCGGCCTTCGCAGACTTCTTCATCCTCGCGACCGGACGTTCGGCCATACAGGCGAGAGCGATAGCGGACGCGGTCGTCGAGGCCGGCGAGGACGAATGGGGATCCCCGCTGCGTACCGAGGGGTATAACGACGCGACCTGGATCCTCGTCGACTACGGGGCGGTCATCGTCCACGTCTTCACGCCGCAGGCTCGCGAGTTCTACAACCTCGAGCGGCTGTGGGGTAAGGCCCCGAGCGCGTCGAAACGGCGGTCCTGA
- a CDS encoding acyl-CoA dehydrogenase family protein gives MATTLAPSGLNFELSDDLKLLKRSIREFVENELWPLTDELEESDDIPRSAIDKMKEMGLFGLPFSEEYGGAGIGELGYCVALEELGRANAAFSNLIGAHCSIGAMAFYLDASKDLKSKYMEQLCAGDKLACFALSEPNAGSDAANIQTSARIDGDTYVLNGVKHFITSGDLADFATVFAVTDKSLGARGGITAFWVDLNQPGVKRGPNDKKMGLRGSHTCELVFQDAKVPADHVIGKVGMGFITAMKTLDLGRLSLGAGCVGGSQILLEKAIAYAKERIQFGKPIAKQQAVQFMLADIATKIFAARNMVYHGAWKADRGDRFSLEAAMVKRYCSDMSIYVVDRVLQIHGGMGFMKETGIERAYRDARILAIYEGTNEIQRQIIAEELLK, from the coding sequence ATGGCCACGACGCTTGCGCCTTCGGGACTCAACTTCGAACTCTCCGACGATCTCAAGCTGCTCAAACGATCGATCCGCGAGTTCGTCGAGAACGAGCTATGGCCGCTCACCGACGAGCTGGAAGAGAGCGACGATATCCCGCGATCCGCGATCGACAAGATGAAGGAGATGGGTCTGTTCGGTCTGCCGTTCTCGGAAGAGTACGGCGGCGCCGGCATCGGCGAACTCGGCTACTGTGTCGCTCTTGAGGAGCTCGGTCGCGCCAATGCAGCGTTTTCAAACCTCATCGGAGCGCACTGCAGCATCGGCGCGATGGCCTTCTATCTCGACGCGAGCAAAGATCTCAAGTCGAAATATATGGAGCAGCTGTGCGCGGGCGATAAGCTGGCCTGTTTCGCGCTGTCCGAGCCGAACGCCGGCTCCGACGCGGCGAATATCCAGACCAGCGCGCGGATCGACGGCGACACCTACGTCCTCAACGGCGTCAAGCACTTCATCACGAGCGGCGATCTCGCCGATTTCGCGACCGTCTTCGCGGTCACCGACAAGAGTCTGGGCGCGCGCGGTGGCATCACCGCGTTCTGGGTCGACCTCAACCAGCCCGGCGTCAAGCGCGGCCCCAACGACAAGAAGATGGGGCTGCGCGGATCGCACACCTGCGAGCTCGTCTTTCAGGACGCGAAGGTGCCCGCCGACCACGTCATCGGCAAAGTCGGCATGGGATTCATCACCGCGATGAAGACGCTCGACCTAGGCCGCTTGTCGCTCGGCGCCGGCTGCGTCGGCGGCTCGCAGATACTCCTCGAGAAAGCGATCGCCTATGCGAAGGAGCGCATACAGTTCGGAAAGCCCATCGCGAAACAGCAGGCGGTTCAGTTCATGCTCGCCGACATCGCGACGAAGATATTCGCCGCGCGCAACATGGTCTATCACGGCGCGTGGAAAGCGGACCGCGGCGATCGCTTCTCGCTCGAAGCCGCGATGGTGAAGCGCTACTGCTCTGACATGTCGATCTATGTGGTCGATCGAGTGCTCCAGATCCACGGCGGCATGGGCTTCATGAAAGAGACGGGCATCGAGCGTGCGTATCGCGACGCGCGAATCTTGGCGATCTACGAAGGCACGAATGAGATCCAACGCCAGATCATCGCAGAAGAACTGCTGAAGTAG